A segment of the Pedobacter faecalis genome:
ACTTGCGTTTTTATTCTGGATGGCAACCGACCCTTTCTTACTTGTCAACGTTGCTCTCACAGGAGCTATCATACCTACAGGAACATTAAACTCCGGAGACATTTCACTGCTCGTTGTAGTCACAGGATTTGGCCTTGTGTTGTCAACGATTCTCCAGTCTATCTTTTCCACGTCCACATCAGTTTCTGCAGTAAACTTAAGCCTGTTAGCTACAGCTGTCCCTGTTGCACTTACAAGAAACACATCGTCTGGAGTAATATTAATCTCTTTCAAAACCTGGGCAGTCTTACCTGATTCAGACGTAGCTGTCAATGTTACCTGAAATTTACCGGTGGTCTTGTAAAGATGCTCAGGAGCATTATCGTATGCAACACTATCATCTCCAAATCGCCAGGTTACTTCTTTGAAGTTTGAGGTCTTGTTAGTGAACTTCCAGGTAAAAGGATCATCACCAGCTACAACATCAAAATCAACAATAGGTGGGACGCCTTCTGGTTCAAATGTTAAACCCGGATCATCTGTTTTAGAACATGCTGAAACGGCCGCAGCAATAAACAGAAATACAAAGGGCTTTAATAACTTATTCATGTCAGTATTATTAAAAATTATAACTAATTATCTAAGACGTTTGAAAACGATACCTCTCCAGTCGTGATTACCACGAGTCCAGGTCACTCTCATAATATGACGCCCAGCCGGCAATGTTACTTCTGTATAATGTGGCTGCTGGTTGTTGTGCCCGCCTGTGTTGCTTGCAGGACGATCATCAGCAACAATAGTGCTGCCAAACTGAACCCTGTAACGACCGTCGGCATTGTTTGCTCCAGCAATCATGTTCATTTCATAAACCCCAGCTTCTTCAACGATCACAGAATACGTCAACCACTCACCGGCATTGGTCCAACCAACAACTGTTCTTGGATTATAGTCAGCTGATACATCTACCCCGTCAGGATAGCGGAAGTTTGCATCACCACTTTTGCCGTTATCATCGTTATACGAAATGCCCTGACCACCGTAGTCGTATTCTGCGGCTACAATCATGGGCGAGGTTGCACCGATGGAGCCTAAAATCCTGAACGGTCCGGCGTCATTGTACGGACGGAAAGTGTCCGGATCGAATACTACTACCAAACGATCTTTGTTCTCGGCTAGGATATAGCGGCTAGGATTGGCCAGCTTTAAACCCACAGCCCATTTTTTTCCGCCCTGAGTAACAGAAGTAAGCTTATTCCTGCGTGCAGAAATTTCAAGTGTAGCAACATTTGAGTTAGTCACAAAACGAATATTTGTAGCAACAATACTCCAGTCGGCGTCAGGTATAAGATTGTGATCCGGCGCAATTTGCGCAATAAGCTCAGGAGCTTCGGCAACATCAACGGTAAACGGAGAACCAGCTTCCCCTGTTAATACCAGTGGAATTGACACGAATACATCTTGAGAACCCTTAGTAAAAGCGGACACCGTCATGGTATTAGCCGGTGTATTAAAGCCGATAAGGTGAACATCATCTGCAGTCATCACCTCTCCGGTTTTAATGGTAAGAACCGTAGCATTCTGACCTGCTTTAATGGAATTTCCTTTAGCGGCATCAGTAACCTTTACAGCAAGCGCCACGTTTTTCCCATGATTCCTCTCCAGGAATGACCTTCCGATAACCAAGTCAAATGAAGCGCTTGTAACACCGATAGGTACATTCAATACAGGAGGCAAAGAAAAATCGCCCTCCCCAAGTGCAACGGTACCTGCCGGAAGTGTATTGTTGTTAATCAGTGTTTGAATGGTATCAACATTTGAACTTAAGTTTACTACGAATGCCCGTGAAGTCGGCGCGTCAAAATTGACAGTAACAGGCAAGGTCAATGCATCCGAAGATAGTGTCGCGTTGCTGCCTGTACCAACAACCACCTCTTTTGGCATTGAAACGCTGACAGACTTGAACTGACCGTCTGCAAATACATCGTCTAACTTTTCTCGCTCACAAGAAGATGCCAGGAACGCAGCGGCCATAAGGCCAATCTGCGTATATGTTAAAATTCTTTTCATTACTTTTCTAAATTAATTAGTTAGAGATCCAAACCCTTCCGTCTATACCCCACTCTTCCTGACGGGCTATATTGAACCAGCTAAGAATCTGAGCCGGGATATCCGCATTCTTGGGTACTAGGGTATTAAGTGTCCTGTTATTTGGTGTACACAGCAACTCCGAGAATGTATTCCACGTATAGGTACCCTGGAGTGTAAAGTTATTACCAAATATCTGATCCTTTAACACATTACCAGATCCCTCATCAAGTCTCCAGTAACCTACCAAATCGTCATAATTAGGTGCATTCTCATCCATTTCTGGCTCGCAAGCCAATTGCTTAACAACTGTTTCTGATAGCGCAACGCCCCATATTTTGTATTCAGCCAGCTGTACATCAATAATTCCGTATTGTCCATCTATCTCGCCATCGACCCATCCTAAACGCAATGGTGCCGTGTTGTCAAAGTTAGCCCTGGCAGGAAGTTTGTATTCACCTGCAACCGGGTTAGTTTTTGACGCGCCGGTAAGCTTGTTCGTCATACCATTGACCCCATCTGTGTACAGGCGCACATATTTTGCACCGTCAGCTTTTCTTTCTACTACAAAAGTAAGGTCATGCCATGCGTCTCCGCTGAAATCCGGCCCCCCTACTTCTGTACCATTACGCATGTCGCCGTCACCGCCTGAAGCAAAGAAACGCCAGCCATTCTGGAACAAGCTAATTTCCCATCCTGGCCCCCAATCATTACCCCATCCACTTCTGTTTTTCTTACCGAGGAT
Coding sequences within it:
- a CDS encoding PKD domain-containing protein, whose product is MNKLLKPFVFLFIAAAVSACSKTDDPGLTFEPEGVPPIVDFDVVAGDDPFTWKFTNKTSNFKEVTWRFGDDSVAYDNAPEHLYKTTGKFQVTLTATSESGKTAQVLKEINITPDDVFLVSATGTAVANRLKFTAETDVDVEKIDWRIVDNTRPNPVTTTSSEMSPEFNVPVGMIAPVRATLTSKKGSVAIQNKNASTEGIVTDFTKSLVAYTVTEDNTSNANETSKELFDPNNDDKGKFLIGWSSGKTWNVTMEFGGPETMKFYSIANGNDSPGRSPKSWKIEGSNDKEKWTLVDTRTLDKHWHQQLVDRGFPNTNAGTEWKKFYYPVTTPGSYKYYRLTVTANFGDGLIQFGELIFFK
- a CDS encoding carbohydrate-binding protein, which gives rise to MKRILTYTQIGLMAAAFLASSCEREKLDDVFADGQFKSVSVSMPKEVVVGTGSNATLSSDALTLPVTVNFDAPTSRAFVVNLSSNVDTIQTLINNNTLPAGTVALGEGDFSLPPVLNVPIGVTSASFDLVIGRSFLERNHGKNVALAVKVTDAAKGNSIKAGQNATVLTIKTGEVMTADDVHLIGFNTPANTMTVSAFTKGSQDVFVSIPLVLTGEAGSPFTVDVAEAPELIAQIAPDHNLIPDADWSIVATNIRFVTNSNVATLEISARRNKLTSVTQGGKKWAVGLKLANPSRYILAENKDRLVVVFDPDTFRPYNDAGPFRILGSIGATSPMIVAAEYDYGGQGISYNDDNGKSGDANFRYPDGVDVSADYNPRTVVGWTNAGEWLTYSVIVEEAGVYEMNMIAGANNADGRYRVQFGSTIVADDRPASNTGGHNNQQPHYTEVTLPAGRHIMRVTWTRGNHDWRGIVFKRLR